Proteins from a single region of Methanotorris igneus Kol 5:
- a CDS encoding radical SAM protein, whose product MELPKGCQYCIRGEKLVLFVTGLCNQNCYYCPLSEKRKGKDVIYANERQITSIEEAIEEAYLCSSKGVGITGGNPLLRINRTCEYLKALKNEFGEKFHAHLYTTPDLIDREKLEKLQDAGLDEIRLHPTKIFNEIGAKQKAASTATEGCREVEYEYSTKSEGFCSNADEKYYNLLLDKLKLCMEYIEDVGVEIPSIPNMEKEILNLAYKLDEIGVKFLNINELEFSETTYETLIAKGFEVKDDISSAIKGSEETALYVSENFKGNMIINYCPSSLKDNIQLRNRLINRAKNVAKDYEVITDEGLLLRGIMIFDNEEDLEEIAEILRDNEVEFEIVENKIYLNPFVLEDLIEEMKRARYEIKFSAYISEVYPTADALEVERIPLVTKKLRFRRRRKL is encoded by the coding sequence ATGGAACTTCCAAAGGGTTGTCAATACTGCATTAGAGGAGAGAAGTTAGTTTTATTTGTTACTGGTTTGTGTAATCAAAACTGCTACTACTGCCCACTATCTGAAAAAAGAAAGGGTAAAGACGTGATTTATGCCAATGAAAGACAAATAACATCTATTGAAGAGGCTATAGAGGAGGCATACCTTTGTAGTAGTAAGGGTGTGGGGATAACTGGAGGAAACCCACTCCTAAGGATAAATAGGACGTGTGAATACTTGAAAGCATTAAAGAACGAGTTTGGGGAAAAATTCCATGCCCATCTCTATACAACTCCCGACTTAATAGATAGAGAGAAATTAGAAAAATTGCAAGATGCTGGATTAGATGAAATTAGGCTACATCCAACAAAAATATTCAACGAAATCGGAGCGAAGCAGAAAGCTGCATCCACTGCAACCGAAGGTTGCAGGGAAGTTGAATATGAATATTCAACTAAATCCGAAGGATTTTGTTCAAATGCTGATGAGAAATATTACAACCTCCTATTGGATAAGTTAAAACTCTGCATGGAATATATAGAAGATGTTGGAGTTGAAATCCCATCTATTCCAAACATGGAAAAGGAAATCTTAAATCTTGCATATAAGTTGGATGAAATAGGAGTTAAGTTTTTAAACATTAATGAGTTGGAGTTTTCGGAAACCACTTATGAAACCTTAATCGCAAAAGGGTTTGAGGTTAAGGATGATATATCTTCAGCTATTAAGGGTAGTGAAGAAACTGCCCTATATGTGTCTGAAAACTTTAAAGGAAACATGATAATTAATTACTGTCCATCTTCATTAAAGGACAACATCCAGTTGAGGAATAGACTCATAAACAGGGCAAAAAACGTGGCAAAAGATTATGAGGTTATAACAGATGAGGGTTTGTTGCTTAGGGGAATTATGATATTTGATAATGAAGAAGATTTGGAAGAGATAGCAGAGATTTTAAGAGATAATGAAGTTGAATTTGAAATTGTTGAAAATAAAATCTATCTAAATCCGTTTGTATTGGAGGATTTAATAGAGGAGATGAAAAGGGCAAGATATGAAATTAAATTCAGTGCATATATCTCCGAGGTGTATCCAACAGCTGATGCATTGGAAGTTGAGAGAATACCATTAGTTACTAAAAAGTTGAGGTTTAGAAGGAGAAGAAAATTATAG
- a CDS encoding DUF371 domain-containing protein, translated as MEFVIHAKGHENVRALHKTTLEITKETYLTPRGDCIIGVSADKSMQDFPEEFKEKIRKSKRIIVEIEVEGIKDVVIGRGDERLILSHPTDIVIRKSDFICPRTLMIKANKGAKDINREIVEKLKNGANLTFRIIVE; from the coding sequence ATGGAATTTGTAATCCACGCGAAGGGCCATGAAAACGTAAGGGCTTTGCATAAAACAACATTGGAAATAACAAAAGAAACTTATTTAACTCCAAGGGGGGATTGTATTATTGGGGTTTCAGCGGACAAATCCATGCAAGATTTTCCAGAGGAATTTAAAGAAAAAATAAGGAAGAGTAAAAGGATTATCGTTGAAATTGAGGTTGAAGGCATTAAAGATGTTGTTATTGGGAGGGGGGACGAGAGATTAATCCTAAGCCATCCAACTGATATTGTTATTAGGAAGAGTGATTTTATCTGCCCACGAACTTTGATGATTAAAGCAAATAAGGGAGCAAAAGATATTAATAGGGAGATAGTAGAGAAATTAAAAAATGGGGCAAATTTAACTTTTAGAATAATTGTTGAGTAG
- the galU gene encoding UTP--glucose-1-phosphate uridylyltransferase GalU — MIKKAIVPVAGFGTRLLPITKAQPKEMLPVVGKPIIQYVVEHLIDAGIKNILMVTGKGKQAIVNHFDKNFELEERLRRDGKISLLNTVREIDNLANIFYVRQKEQKGLGDAILCGEGFVGDEYFIAMVGDTIYSENVVKDLIKVHEKYGCSVIALERVPMEEVYKYGVIKGEEIEDGIYKITDMVEKPPVDKAPSNLIITGAYLLSPKIFECLKRTPPGRGGEIQITDAMKLLLKEEEILGVEIKCRRYDIGDLLGWLKANVELGIENVDGFKEYLKDFTGKL; from the coding sequence ATGATAAAAAAAGCGATAGTTCCTGTAGCTGGTTTTGGAACGAGGTTATTACCAATAACAAAGGCTCAGCCAAAAGAAATGCTTCCTGTTGTTGGGAAGCCAATAATTCAGTATGTTGTTGAGCATTTAATTGATGCAGGGATTAAAAATATACTAATGGTAACTGGTAAAGGAAAGCAGGCGATTGTAAATCACTTTGATAAAAATTTCGAACTTGAGGAAAGATTAAGAAGAGATGGGAAAATAAGTTTGTTAAATACTGTTAGGGAGATAGATAATTTAGCAAATATATTCTATGTGAGACAGAAAGAGCAGAAAGGGTTAGGAGATGCCATCTTATGCGGAGAGGGGTTTGTTGGAGACGAATACTTCATAGCAATGGTCGGAGATACTATATACTCTGAAAATGTAGTTAAAGACTTAATTAAAGTTCATGAAAAATATGGATGTTCAGTTATTGCATTGGAGAGAGTCCCAATGGAAGAGGTCTATAAATATGGAGTTATAAAAGGAGAAGAGATTGAAGATGGCATATACAAGATAACAGACATGGTAGAAAAGCCTCCAGTAGATAAGGCACCATCAAACTTAATAATTACTGGGGCTTATTTATTATCTCCAAAGATATTTGAGTGTCTAAAAAGAACTCCTCCAGGAAGAGGAGGGGAAATACAGATAACTGATGCTATGAAATTACTGCTGAAAGAGGAAGAAATATTAGGCGTTGAAATTAAATGCAGGAGATATGATATTGGAGATTTGTTGGGATGGTTAAAGGCAAATGTAGAGTTGGGTATTGAAAATGTAGATGGGTTTAAAGAATATCTAAAAGATTTCACAGGAAAGTTGTAG
- a CDS encoding SufB/SufD family protein, with translation MDKDLKEILEAYKLTNGNPEELIHGKGPRMIVKENKILGVKDAEGIILDGKVVDGKIVAKIIVKEGYKFDTPMHMCFGVTEEEAEQIVDVEIILEDNSEITLMSHCSFPRAKNVKHIMDGKITVGKNAKFVYKEVHFHGEEGGVLVKPTVKATVKEGGVYISELTLTKGRIGFLEINADIDVEKNGVVDITTKTYAVKDDKVIINETVKLNEEGGKCIIKSRGAAKDNSEVVLKLKIEGNAPYCKGHIDCAEVIKGDAIVESIPIVVVRDDRARITHEAAIGSVDKKQVETLMAKGLDEDEATEIIVKGMIGE, from the coding sequence ATGGACAAAGACCTTAAAGAAATTTTAGAGGCGTATAAATTAACTAATGGGAATCCAGAGGAACTCATTCATGGAAAAGGACCAAGAATGATAGTTAAAGAAAATAAAATTTTGGGAGTTAAGGATGCTGAGGGGATCATATTAGATGGAAAAGTAGTAGATGGGAAAATTGTAGCAAAGATTATTGTAAAAGAGGGGTATAAGTTCGACACTCCTATGCATATGTGCTTTGGAGTTACAGAGGAGGAAGCAGAGCAGATAGTTGATGTCGAGATAATTTTGGAGGACAACAGTGAGATAACTTTAATGTCTCATTGTTCATTCCCAAGAGCAAAGAATGTAAAGCACATAATGGATGGAAAAATAACAGTTGGAAAAAATGCAAAATTTGTATATAAAGAAGTTCATTTCCATGGAGAAGAAGGGGGAGTTTTGGTAAAACCAACAGTAAAAGCAACTGTTAAAGAAGGGGGCGTTTATATATCTGAATTAACCTTAACAAAAGGTAGGATAGGGTTCTTAGAGATTAATGCCGATATAGATGTGGAGAAAAATGGTGTTGTGGACATAACAACAAAAACCTATGCAGTGAAAGATGACAAAGTTATAATCAACGAAACTGTAAAATTGAATGAAGAAGGAGGAAAATGTATAATAAAAAGTAGGGGAGCAGCGAAAGATAACTCAGAGGTCGTATTGAAATTAAAAATAGAAGGTAATGCTCCTTACTGTAAGGGACACATAGATTGTGCAGAAGTTATTAAAGGGGATGCAATAGTTGAATCTATTCCAATTGTTGTTGTTAGGGACGATAGAGCAAGAATTACACACGAGGCAGCAATTGGTAGCGTAGATAAAAAGCAAGTAGAGACTTTGATGGCGAAAGGATTGGATGAAGATGAGGCAACGGAGATTATAGTTAAAGGAATGATTGGGGAATAA
- a CDS encoding ABC transporter ATP-binding protein codes for MLLVVKDLYLKRGDRMILKGLNLEIEENEIHAVVGPNGAGKSTLSYTLMGCSGYEPVKGEIIFKGINIVDKSITERARMGMTLAWQEPARFEGITVKQYLSLGMKEYDEEKIYKALEFVNLCPDTYLNRFVDDSLSGGERKRIELASILCMEPDLAILDEPDSGIDIVSLDEITKLFKHLKKNGSSVLVITHREEITNCADKASLLCDGRVIKTGDPKEVGEYYKRECGKCLVKVPSIKKEVEEDNNE; via the coding sequence ATGCTTTTAGTTGTCAAAGATTTGTATCTTAAGAGAGGAGACCGAATGATATTGAAAGGATTAAACTTAGAAATTGAAGAAAATGAAATTCACGCTGTTGTGGGGCCAAATGGGGCTGGAAAGTCAACTTTATCCTACACTTTAATGGGTTGTAGTGGCTATGAGCCAGTAAAAGGGGAAATTATATTTAAGGGGATAAATATTGTCGATAAATCAATAACCGAAAGGGCAAGAATGGGAATGACTTTAGCATGGCAAGAACCAGCAAGATTTGAGGGGATTACAGTTAAACAATACTTATCCCTTGGAATGAAAGAATACGATGAGGAAAAGATATACAAAGCATTGGAATTTGTTAACCTATGCCCTGATACCTATTTAAATAGATTCGTTGATGACAGTTTAAGTGGTGGAGAAAGGAAAAGAATTGAATTAGCTTCAATTTTGTGTATGGAACCTGATTTGGCAATTTTAGATGAGCCTGATAGTGGGATTGATATTGTCTCTTTGGATGAAATAACAAAACTCTTTAAGCATTTAAAGAAAAATGGTTCATCAGTTTTAGTAATCACTCACAGAGAGGAGATTACAAACTGTGCTGATAAGGCATCATTGCTTTGCGATGGAAGGGTCATTAAAACTGGAGATCCAAAAGAGGTTGGGGAGTATTACAAAAGAGAATGTGGAAAATGTCTGGTAAAAGTACCATCAATAAAAAAAGAGGTTGAGGAAGACAATAACGAATAA
- a CDS encoding EamA family transporter: MISIGVIIGLLTALFFGIGTFLAKIVCEKDPIFQWIVVNIVGIILCIAILAKYHQKLQVFEWKILLYAVSSAIMIVLGSLLLYYGLYKGKASIVVPLSSIGPAITVILAVIFLKEQLTTNQIMGIFLILLGIILISINQG; the protein is encoded by the coding sequence ATTATTAGTATAGGAGTCATTATTGGGTTATTAACAGCACTATTTTTTGGTATTGGAACATTTTTGGCAAAAATAGTATGTGAAAAAGATCCCATATTTCAGTGGATAGTGGTTAATATCGTGGGTATAATATTATGTATTGCCATCCTTGCAAAATATCATCAGAAACTGCAGGTTTTTGAGTGGAAGATATTACTATATGCAGTATCTTCAGCGATAATGATTGTATTAGGTTCTCTCCTTTTATACTATGGATTGTATAAAGGTAAGGCGAGCATAGTAGTTCCACTATCATCAATAGGCCCAGCTATAACGGTAATTTTGGCAGTAATATTTTTAAAAGAGCAACTGACAACCAATCAAATAATGGGTATATTTTTAATACTTCTTGGAATAATCCTAATCTCAATAAACCAAGGATAA
- a CDS encoding redox-regulated ATPase YchF produces the protein MAILGLVGKPNVGKSTMFNAMTEKVVDIANYPFTTIDPNIGTSYVITDCPCKELGVKCNPQNSKCIDGKRYIPVEIIDVAGLVPGAHEGKGMGNKFLDDLRQADAFILVVDASGKTDLEGNPTENHDPVEDVKFLLNEIDMWIYGILTKNWEKLARRAQQEKNIVKVLANQLSGLNITEDDVKVAIRDLDESPIKWTDEDLLSLAKKLRKISKPMIIAANKADHPDAKENIERLKKEFKDYIVIPTSAEIELALRKAEKAGLIKYDGKDFEIVDENKLNEQQKNAFTYIKEFLKTYGGTGVQECINRAYFDLLDMIVVYPVEDENKFCDKKGNILPDAFLVKKGTTAKELAYKIHTEIGEKFIYAVDARKKMRIGADYELKHGDIIKIVSAA, from the coding sequence ATGGCAATCTTAGGACTCGTGGGGAAACCTAACGTAGGAAAATCAACTATGTTTAATGCAATGACAGAGAAAGTTGTTGATATAGCAAATTATCCTTTCACAACTATCGATCCAAATATAGGAACATCCTATGTAATAACAGACTGCCCATGTAAAGAATTGGGAGTAAAATGCAACCCACAAAATTCCAAATGCATTGATGGAAAAAGATATATTCCAGTAGAGATTATTGACGTTGCTGGGCTTGTTCCAGGAGCGCACGAAGGAAAAGGTATGGGAAATAAGTTTTTGGATGATTTGAGGCAGGCAGATGCATTTATACTTGTTGTAGATGCAAGCGGAAAAACTGACTTAGAGGGAAATCCAACAGAAAACCACGACCCAGTTGAGGATGTTAAATTTTTGCTTAATGAGATAGATATGTGGATTTATGGGATATTAACCAAAAATTGGGAGAAATTGGCGAGAAGAGCCCAGCAAGAAAAAAATATCGTCAAAGTTCTTGCAAACCAGTTGAGCGGTTTAAATATTACTGAGGATGATGTAAAAGTGGCGATAAGGGACTTAGATGAAAGCCCAATAAAATGGACGGATGAGGATTTATTAAGTTTGGCAAAAAAATTGAGAAAAATATCAAAACCAATGATAATAGCAGCAAACAAGGCAGATCATCCTGATGCAAAGGAAAATATTGAAAGGTTAAAGAAAGAATTTAAAGATTACATAGTTATTCCAACATCCGCTGAGATAGAACTTGCTTTAAGGAAAGCAGAAAAGGCAGGTTTGATAAAATATGATGGGAAAGATTTTGAAATAGTAGATGAGAACAAATTAAATGAACAGCAGAAAAATGCCTTTACCTATATAAAAGAATTCTTAAAAACCTATGGTGGAACAGGAGTTCAAGAATGCATAAATAGGGCTTATTTTGATTTGCTCGATATGATTGTTGTTTATCCAGTTGAAGATGAGAATAAGTTTTGCGATAAGAAGGGGAATATTTTGCCAGATGCGTTTTTGGTTAAAAAAGGAACTACTGCAAAAGAATTGGCATATAAAATACACACTGAGATTGGGGAGAAGTTTATTTATGCTGTTGATGCAAGGAAAAAGATGAGAATTGGGGCAGATTATGAGTTAAAGCATGGTGATATAATTAAGATTGTTTCTGCTGCATGA